From a single Micromonospora sp. WMMD1102 genomic region:
- the nucS gene encoding endonuclease NucS has protein sequence MRLVIARCSVDYVGRLSAHLPLATRLLMVKADGSVSIHADDRAYKPLNWMSPPCRLEEAPGVWRVVNKAGEELRITLEEIFQDTSYELGVDPGLRKDGVEAHLQELLAATPTELGEGFTLVRREYMTAIGPVDLLCRDAAGAAVAVEVKRRGEIDGVEQLTRYLELLNRDPLLAPVSGVFAAQEIKPQARVLATDRGIRCVVVNYDRLRGIERDELTLF, from the coding sequence GTGCGGTTGGTGATTGCGCGGTGCTCCGTGGACTACGTCGGACGGCTCTCGGCACACCTGCCGCTGGCGACCAGGCTGCTTATGGTGAAGGCGGACGGGTCGGTCTCGATCCACGCCGACGACCGGGCGTACAAGCCGCTGAACTGGATGAGCCCGCCGTGCCGGCTGGAGGAGGCCCCCGGGGTGTGGCGGGTGGTCAACAAGGCCGGCGAGGAGCTGCGGATCACCCTGGAGGAGATCTTCCAGGACACCTCCTACGAGCTGGGTGTGGACCCGGGTTTGCGTAAGGACGGTGTGGAGGCGCACCTGCAGGAGTTGCTCGCCGCCACCCCGACCGAGCTGGGCGAGGGGTTCACGCTGGTCCGCCGGGAGTACATGACGGCGATCGGCCCGGTCGACCTGCTCTGCCGGGACGCCGCCGGTGCCGCCGTGGCGGTCGAGGTGAAGCGGCGCGGCGAGATCGACGGGGTGGAACAGCTCACCCGCTATCTGGAGCTGCTCAACCGCGATCCGCTGCTCGCACCGGTCAGCGGGGTCTTCGCGGCCCAGGAGATCAAGCCGCAGGCCCGGGTGCTCGCCACCGACCGGGGCATCCGTTGCGTGGTGGTGAACTACGACCGGCTGCGCGGCATCGAGCGCGACGAGCTGACCCTCTTCTGA
- a CDS encoding DUF4126 domain-containing protein has product MLEALTGTGLAASAGLNAYIPLLTMGLLARYTDVVNLPSGWQWISNGWVLAILVVLLAVETVADKVPVVDHVNDVVQTVVRPTAGGLAFGAGSGAETVTVSDPGQFFGSHEWVPVVVGVLIALGVHGLKAAARPVINAGTAGFGAPVASTAEDATSVVFSLSAILLPVLVLLFLLVVPLFAFWVVRRRRRRRAARRAARVAAREETTADYDYHR; this is encoded by the coding sequence GTGCTGGAAGCCCTCACCGGAACCGGTCTCGCCGCATCGGCCGGTCTCAACGCGTACATCCCGCTGCTCACCATGGGACTGCTCGCCCGGTACACCGACGTGGTGAACCTGCCCAGCGGCTGGCAGTGGATCTCCAACGGCTGGGTGCTGGCCATCCTGGTGGTGCTGCTCGCCGTCGAAACGGTGGCCGACAAGGTGCCGGTGGTCGACCACGTCAACGACGTGGTGCAGACAGTGGTCCGGCCGACCGCCGGTGGACTCGCCTTCGGCGCGGGTTCCGGCGCGGAGACGGTCACGGTCAGCGATCCCGGCCAGTTCTTCGGCTCGCACGAGTGGGTGCCGGTGGTGGTCGGGGTGCTGATCGCGCTCGGCGTACACGGCCTCAAGGCGGCCGCCCGGCCGGTGATCAACGCCGGTACGGCCGGCTTCGGCGCCCCGGTGGCGAGCACCGCCGAGGACGCCACGAGCGTGGTCTTCTCGCTCTCGGCGATCCTGCTGCCGGTGCTGGTCCTGCTCTTCCTGCTGGTCGTGCCGCTCTTCGCGTTCTGGGTGGTACGCCGCCGCCGGCGCCGCCGGGCGGCACGCCGGGCGGCCCGGGTCGCCGCGCGGGAGGAGACGACGGCGGACTACGACTACCACCGATGA
- a CDS encoding polysaccharide deacetylase family protein, whose product MFTKFFRVSAVVGSAAALLGALVLVVTVVRDGTGSTKSAPRFDPVRAADAAAGGTPGGPPSATAAPATSGPATPAPSTEAPAPRSSGGGALPGAIRPGSRPPVVDHGPRTGNLVALTFDADMTDAMLRNLRDGRARSYANLRIVELLERRRVPATFFLTGKWVQRYPELTRRLAGNPRFELANHTYGHLAFTPDCYGLPRLPPGRMTEDVARTFRLIEPYGGRQTRYFRFPGLCHDAAALAALAPLGVTVVDGDVVSGDPFAGAWRPIVKAVLSQVRPGSVVVLHVTEENAAMTDEALPHILAGLRDRGLRPATLSEVLSGG is encoded by the coding sequence GTGTTCACGAAGTTCTTTCGGGTGTCGGCTGTCGTCGGCTCCGCCGCCGCACTGCTCGGCGCCCTCGTCCTGGTGGTGACCGTGGTCCGCGACGGCACCGGCTCGACGAAGTCGGCCCCCCGGTTCGACCCGGTCCGGGCCGCCGACGCGGCGGCCGGCGGCACACCGGGCGGGCCGCCGTCGGCCACCGCCGCTCCGGCGACGTCCGGCCCGGCCACCCCGGCGCCGTCGACCGAGGCACCCGCACCCCGGTCGTCGGGCGGCGGCGCGCTTCCCGGCGCCATCCGACCCGGCAGCCGCCCACCGGTGGTCGACCACGGCCCCCGCACCGGCAACCTGGTGGCACTCACCTTCGACGCCGACATGACCGACGCGATGCTGCGCAACCTGCGGGACGGCCGGGCCCGCTCGTACGCCAACCTGCGGATCGTGGAGCTGCTGGAGCGGCGACGGGTGCCGGCGACGTTCTTCCTGACCGGCAAGTGGGTGCAGCGCTATCCGGAGCTGACCCGACGGCTCGCCGGCAACCCGCGCTTCGAGCTGGCCAACCACACGTACGGGCACCTGGCCTTCACCCCGGACTGCTACGGCCTGCCCCGGCTGCCGCCCGGCCGGATGACCGAGGACGTCGCGCGGACGTTCCGGCTGATCGAGCCGTACGGCGGCCGGCAGACCAGGTACTTCCGGTTTCCCGGGCTCTGTCACGACGCCGCCGCGCTGGCCGCGCTCGCCCCGCTCGGCGTGACGGTGGTCGACGGGGACGTGGTCAGCGGCGACCCGTTCGCCGGAGCCTGGCGGCCGATCGTCAAGGCGGTGCTGTCGCAGGTGAGGCCCGGTTCGGTGGTCGTGTTGCACGTCACCGAGGAGAACGCGGCGATGACCGACGAGGCGCTGCCGCACATCCTGGCCGGGCTGCGGGACCGGGGGCTGCGCCCGGCGACGCTGTCGGAGGTACTTTCCGGCGGGTGA
- a CDS encoding ABC transporter ATP-binding protein: MAEQLAISVRGLHKAYGGTAAVDGVDLAVSRGEVFALLGPNGAGKTTTVEILEGYRRRDAGEVSVLGVDPDHADGGWRSRVGIVLQGTGEFDDLSVAEVVHHFAGFYPDPDDPDKVIERVGLAGKARARTHTLSGGQKRRLDVALGIVGRPELLFLDEPTTGFDPEARREFWELIRDLAAAGTTIVLTTHYLDEAEALADRVAVISGGRLVEVAAPARLGNRAEALATVSWRTPAGDVERVESATPTALVAELAARFGGEVPGLTVTRPTLEDVYLRMIGHR, from the coding sequence ATGGCAGAGCAGCTCGCGATCTCCGTGCGGGGGTTGCACAAGGCGTACGGCGGGACGGCCGCCGTGGACGGGGTCGACCTGGCGGTGTCCCGGGGCGAGGTCTTCGCGCTGCTCGGCCCGAACGGCGCCGGCAAGACCACCACGGTGGAGATCCTGGAGGGCTACCGGCGCCGGGACGCGGGCGAGGTCAGCGTGCTCGGCGTCGACCCGGACCACGCGGACGGCGGGTGGCGGTCCCGGGTCGGCATCGTGCTCCAGGGCACCGGCGAGTTCGACGACCTGAGCGTGGCCGAGGTGGTGCACCACTTCGCCGGCTTCTATCCCGACCCCGACGACCCGGACAAGGTGATCGAACGGGTCGGGCTGGCCGGCAAGGCGAGGGCGCGTACGCACACCCTCTCCGGCGGTCAGAAGCGCCGGCTGGACGTGGCGCTCGGCATCGTCGGCCGGCCCGAGCTGCTCTTCCTGGACGAGCCGACCACCGGGTTCGACCCGGAGGCCCGCCGGGAGTTCTGGGAGCTGATCCGGGACCTGGCCGCCGCGGGCACCACGATCGTGCTCACCACGCACTACCTGGACGAGGCGGAGGCGCTGGCCGACCGGGTCGCGGTGATCAGCGGCGGGCGGCTGGTCGAGGTGGCCGCCCCGGCCCGGCTGGGCAACCGGGCCGAGGCGCTGGCGACGGTCTCCTGGCGTACCCCGGCCGGCGACGTGGAACGGGTCGAGAGCGCGACGCCGACGGCGCTGGTCGCCGAGCTGGCCGCGCGGTTCGGCGGCGAGGTGCCGGGCCTGACGGTGACCCGGCCCACCCTGGAGGACGTCTACCTACGGATGATCGGGCATCGATGA
- a CDS encoding ABC transporter permease: protein MSTSTTAPETAGHRPASAPARRVGPVALGLRQGRLEVRQFLRSRESVVFTMLFPVIMILIFASIFKGEIGGGARFTQYFITGMIATGLMTVGFQSLAIQIPIERDRGVLKRLRGTPMPKWVYFVGKIIMVAVVGVAETVLLLAVAALLFDLTLPQTAGAWLTLLWVSVLGITACTLCGIAFSSLPRTGRGASATVTPVALVLQFISGVFIVFTQLPSWMQQIAAIFPLKWMCQGLRSVFLPESFGAQEPAGSFELGRVALVLAAWCVIGLLLCLTTFRWTSRRDG, encoded by the coding sequence ATGAGCACCTCGACGACCGCACCGGAGACCGCCGGGCACCGGCCGGCGTCCGCACCGGCCCGCCGGGTCGGGCCGGTCGCGCTCGGCCTGCGGCAGGGTCGCCTGGAGGTACGCCAGTTCCTGCGCAGCCGGGAGTCCGTGGTCTTCACCATGCTCTTCCCGGTGATCATGATCCTGATCTTCGCGTCGATCTTCAAGGGCGAGATCGGCGGCGGGGCCCGGTTCACGCAGTACTTCATCACCGGCATGATCGCGACCGGCCTGATGACTGTCGGCTTCCAGAGCCTCGCCATCCAGATCCCGATCGAGCGGGACCGGGGCGTGCTGAAGCGACTGCGCGGCACCCCGATGCCGAAGTGGGTGTACTTCGTCGGCAAGATCATCATGGTCGCCGTGGTGGGCGTGGCCGAGACCGTGCTGCTGCTGGCCGTCGCCGCGCTGCTCTTCGACCTCACCCTGCCGCAGACCGCCGGCGCCTGGCTCACCCTGCTCTGGGTCTCGGTACTCGGCATCACCGCCTGCACCCTCTGCGGTATCGCCTTCTCCTCGCTGCCCCGCACCGGACGCGGCGCGTCGGCGACGGTGACCCCGGTGGCGCTGGTCCTCCAGTTCATCTCCGGGGTCTTCATCGTCTTCACCCAGCTGCCGAGTTGGATGCAGCAGATCGCGGCGATCTTTCCGCTGAAGTGGATGTGCCAGGGGTTGCGTTCGGTCTTCCTGCCCGAGTCGTTCGGCGCTCAGGAGCCGGCCGGTTCGTTCGAACTGGGCCGGGTCGCCCTGGTCCTCGCCGCCTGGTGCGTCATCGGCCTGCTGCTCTGCCTGACCACCTTCCGCTGGACCAGCCGCCGCGACGGCTGA
- a CDS encoding 3-hydroxyacyl-CoA dehydrogenase family protein: protein MAGRLAVVGAGLMGSGIAQVAARAGWQVTLRDLDEAATRRGLSGIRTSLEKFAAKGTIGADEVEATLDRITPTTELEAAADADIVVEAVFERLEIKQEVFRALDKICAPRAVLATNTSAIPVTQIAAATGRPESVVGTHFFSPVPMMKLCELVRGYKTSDETLATARSFAEEIGKTCVVVNRDIAGFVTTRLITALVMEAVKLVESGVISPEDLDTACKLGFGHAMGPLATTDLTGADVLLHATKNIYADTADEKFFPPELLQRMVAAGDLGRKTGQGFYSY from the coding sequence ATGGCGGGTCGACTCGCGGTCGTCGGGGCCGGTCTGATGGGTTCGGGCATCGCCCAGGTCGCGGCGCGGGCAGGCTGGCAGGTGACCCTGCGCGACCTGGACGAGGCGGCCACCCGCCGTGGCCTCTCCGGCATCCGCACCTCGCTGGAGAAGTTCGCGGCCAAGGGCACCATCGGGGCCGACGAGGTCGAGGCGACCCTCGACCGGATCACCCCGACCACCGAGCTGGAGGCGGCGGCCGACGCCGACATCGTGGTGGAGGCGGTCTTCGAGCGGCTGGAGATCAAGCAGGAGGTGTTCCGGGCGCTGGACAAGATCTGCGCCCCCCGCGCGGTGCTCGCCACCAACACCTCGGCCATCCCGGTCACCCAGATCGCGGCGGCGACCGGCCGGCCGGAGTCGGTGGTCGGCACCCACTTCTTCTCGCCGGTGCCGATGATGAAGCTCTGCGAGCTGGTCCGGGGCTACAAGACCAGCGACGAGACGCTGGCCACCGCCCGGAGCTTCGCCGAGGAGATCGGCAAGACCTGCGTGGTGGTCAACCGGGACATCGCCGGCTTCGTCACCACCCGACTGATCACCGCCCTGGTGATGGAGGCGGTCAAGCTCGTCGAGTCCGGGGTGATCTCGCCGGAGGACCTGGACACCGCCTGCAAGCTCGGCTTCGGGCACGCCATGGGCCCGCTGGCCACCACCGACCTGACCGGCGCGGACGTGCTGCTGCACGCGACGAAGAACATCTACGCCGACACCGCCGACGAGAAGTTCTTCCCGCCGGAGCTGTTGCAGCGGATGGTTGCCGCCGGTGACCTGGGGCGCAAGACCGGGCAGGGCTTCTACTCGTACTGA